The following are from one region of the Synechococcus sp. CBW1108 genome:
- a CDS encoding RluA family pseudouridine synthase: MASERLNRGHAYRDRVGPADAGALTSALYAARYPHSSAAVWLQRLAAGEVCRNGQQLRADGPLAAGDDLIWHRPPWHEAAVPELPGPLFDDGDLLVFDKPSGLPVLPAGGFLEHTLLAQLRLRWPAARPVHRLGRFTSGLLVCARSRAGRAWLSALLRESSSPLAARSGPCRKTYRALLQPPVPASPLWALKPGDCLELATPIGQSPHRRLGSIWAAAPTGDPTALAALSALRLLERGEGSWLVEVAIATGRPHQIRIHTAAASAPLLGDPLYLAGGAVSDKALPGDGGYHLHAHQLRLPCPAGGLLELEAPLPEALRGAADG; encoded by the coding sequence TTGGCGAGCGAGAGGCTGAACCGCGGCCATGCCTACCGCGATCGGGTGGGTCCAGCTGATGCTGGCGCGCTGACCAGCGCCCTCTACGCCGCCCGCTATCCCCATTCCAGTGCAGCGGTGTGGCTACAGCGGCTTGCCGCCGGTGAGGTCTGCAGGAACGGCCAGCAGCTCCGGGCCGATGGGCCCCTCGCAGCCGGGGATGATCTGATCTGGCATCGGCCCCCCTGGCACGAAGCCGCCGTGCCGGAGTTGCCAGGCCCCCTGTTCGATGACGGGGACCTGCTGGTATTTGACAAACCCAGCGGCCTGCCCGTGTTGCCGGCTGGGGGCTTCCTGGAGCACACCCTGCTGGCCCAACTGCGCTTGCGCTGGCCGGCGGCCCGGCCCGTGCATCGCCTGGGCCGCTTCACTTCGGGATTGCTGGTCTGCGCCCGCTCCCGCGCCGGCCGCGCCTGGCTGAGCGCCCTGCTGCGCGAGAGCTCCAGCCCTTTGGCCGCCCGCTCGGGCCCCTGCCGCAAGACCTACCGGGCCCTGCTCCAGCCGCCGGTGCCCGCTTCCCCTCTGTGGGCCCTCAAGCCTGGCGACTGCCTGGAGCTGGCCACCCCGATCGGCCAATCTCCCCATCGCCGGCTGGGCAGCATCTGGGCCGCGGCCCCCACGGGGGATCCCACCGCGCTGGCTGCCCTCAGCGCCCTGCGGCTGCTGGAGCGGGGCGAGGGCTCCTGGTTGGTGGAGGTTGCCATCGCCACAGGCCGGCCCCACCAGATCCGTATCCACACCGCCGCCGCCAGCGCCCCGCTGCTGGGCGATCCGCTTTATCTGGCCGGTGGGGCAGTCAGTGATAAGGCCCTGCCCGGGGATGGGGGCTACCACCTGCATGCTCACCAGCTGCGGCTGCCCTGCCCCGCTGGCGGCCTGCTCGAGCTGGAGGCACCGTTGCCCGAGGCCCTGCGGGGGGCAGCCGATGGCTGA
- a CDS encoding response regulator transcription factor, with product MNPESTSPPDQDAAQQIPQATPVRLLLVDDEPGLRTAVKAYLEDEGFAVSTACDGEEGWAMAQEMLPDVLLSDVMMPRLDGYGLLKKLRADERLGGTPVIFLTAKGMTADRVTGFQAGCDDYIPKPFDPDELVARVNNVVNRQQRLLAEAARFADADIGQLSKQITEIRSLLATGGTKKPLSAPEHVFTPREASVLQLVAEGLMNKEIARRLETSIRNVEKYVSRLFIKTGTASRTELVRYALEHALVV from the coding sequence ATGAACCCAGAATCCACTTCCCCCCCCGACCAGGACGCTGCCCAGCAAATCCCCCAGGCAACTCCGGTGCGCCTGCTGCTGGTGGACGACGAACCGGGCCTGCGCACGGCCGTCAAGGCCTATCTGGAGGATGAGGGCTTTGCGGTGAGCACCGCCTGCGACGGGGAGGAGGGCTGGGCCATGGCCCAGGAGATGCTGCCCGATGTGCTCCTCAGCGACGTGATGATGCCCCGCCTCGATGGCTACGGGCTGCTCAAGAAGCTGCGGGCCGATGAGCGCCTGGGCGGCACGCCGGTGATCTTTCTCACCGCCAAGGGCATGACGGCCGATCGCGTCACCGGCTTCCAGGCCGGCTGCGACGACTACATCCCCAAGCCCTTCGACCCCGACGAGTTGGTGGCCCGGGTCAATAACGTCGTTAACCGCCAACAGCGCCTGCTGGCGGAGGCTGCCCGCTTCGCCGACGCCGACATCGGCCAGCTCTCCAAGCAGATCACTGAAATCCGCTCCCTGCTTGCAACCGGTGGCACCAAAAAGCCGCTCAGTGCGCCGGAGCATGTGTTCACGCCGCGGGAGGCCTCGGTGCTGCAGCTGGTGGCCGAGGGGTTGATGAACAAGGAGATCGCCCGGCGGCTGGAAACCTCGATCCGCAACGTGGAGAAGTATGTGAGCCGGCTGTTCATCAAGACCGGCACCGCCAGCCGCACCGAGCTGGTGCGCTATGCCCTCGAGCACGCGCTGGTGGTGTAA
- a CDS encoding cysteine desulfurase family protein, with product MLAYLDHHATTPCDPAVVAAMAPWWSEHWANPDSRLYRPALEAAAAVEKARGQLAQSLGALPQAVIFTSGATEANNLALKGVCEAALEHANPRRRLLSLVSEHRAVLDPLAYLGRHGFPLQLLPVSPDGLVDLAQVEAALGDDVLLLSVMAANNEIGVVQPLAAIAELCRQRGVLLHVDGAQAAGHIPLAMAELGIDLLSLSGHKVYGPKGVGALLVRPGLRLAPQLHGGGQQDGRRAGTLAVPLIVGLGEALVLAEADRADRAARLGALRDQLWSGLQQLGGVGLNGCLAPRLAHNLNVTVEGVDGQQLHQLLRRQLAVSSGSACSAGSPSHVLAAVGRSRQEAAASIRFGLGRGSTEAEIDLALAAVTEAIIALRR from the coding sequence ATGCTGGCCTACCTCGACCACCACGCCACCACGCCCTGCGATCCGGCGGTGGTGGCCGCAATGGCGCCCTGGTGGAGCGAGCACTGGGCCAACCCCGACAGCCGCCTCTACCGCCCGGCCCTGGAGGCCGCCGCCGCCGTGGAGAAGGCCCGCGGCCAGCTGGCCCAATCCCTGGGCGCCCTACCGCAGGCGGTGATCTTCACCAGCGGCGCCACCGAGGCCAACAACCTGGCCCTCAAGGGCGTTTGCGAGGCGGCTCTAGAGCATGCCAACCCGCGCCGGCGCCTGCTGAGCCTGGTGAGCGAACACCGGGCCGTGCTCGATCCCCTGGCCTACCTGGGGCGCCACGGCTTCCCGCTGCAGCTGCTGCCGGTATCGCCAGACGGCCTGGTGGATCTCGCCCAGGTGGAGGCTGCCCTCGGAGACGACGTGCTGCTGCTCAGCGTGATGGCAGCCAACAACGAGATCGGCGTGGTCCAACCCCTGGCCGCCATTGCTGAGCTCTGCCGCCAGCGCGGGGTGCTGCTGCACGTGGACGGCGCCCAGGCCGCCGGCCACATCCCCCTGGCCATGGCGGAGCTGGGCATCGATCTGCTCAGCCTGAGCGGCCACAAGGTTTATGGCCCCAAAGGCGTGGGAGCTCTGCTGGTGCGGCCGGGGTTGCGGCTGGCACCGCAACTGCACGGTGGCGGCCAGCAGGATGGGCGCCGGGCCGGCACCTTGGCGGTGCCGCTGATCGTGGGGCTGGGGGAGGCGTTGGTGCTGGCCGAAGCCGACCGGGCCGACCGGGCCGCTCGGCTTGGGGCCCTGCGCGACCAGCTCTGGTCCGGACTGCAGCAGCTGGGGGGGGTGGGGCTCAACGGCTGCCTGGCCCCCAGGCTGGCCCACAACCTCAACGTCACCGTCGAGGGCGTCGACGGCCAGCAGCTGCACCAATTACTGCGCCGCCAGCTGGCGGTGAGCAGCGGCTCCGCCTGCAGCGCTGGCAGCCCCTCCCACGTGCTGGCCGCCGTGGGCCGCTCCCGCCAGGAGGCGGCCGCCTCGATCCGCTTCGGGCTGGGGCGGGGCAGCACGGAGGCCGAGATCGATCTGGCCCTCGCGGCGGTGACGGAGGCGATCATCGCGCTGCGCCGCTGA
- the vapB gene encoding type II toxin-antitoxin system VapB family antitoxin translates to MVAVTKLFLSNRSQAVRIPAPLRLPDSVTAVEVRACGQERIIAPVGSSWDSFFRDGPTASDDFLAERPSQGQSERESL, encoded by the coding sequence ATGGTGGCGGTCACCAAGCTCTTCCTCAGCAACCGCAGCCAGGCCGTGCGCATCCCGGCCCCGCTGCGCCTGCCGGATTCCGTGACGGCCGTTGAAGTGCGCGCCTGCGGCCAGGAACGGATCATCGCCCCGGTGGGCAGCAGCTGGGACAGCTTTTTCCGCGACGGCCCCACCGCCTCCGACGACTTTCTGGCTGAGCGCCCATCCCAGGGTCAAAGCGAGCGGGAATCGCTCTGA
- a CDS encoding type II toxin-antitoxin system VapC family toxin, protein MLRYLLDTNICIYVIKRRPQELLSSFNRHASHMGISTITLAELLHGCEKSSDPSRNLAVVENFYSRLEVLAYGPKAAQHYGQIRTDLERKGQPIGVNDLHIAAHARSEGLTLVSNNLREFNRVPGLLVENWI, encoded by the coding sequence ATGCTCCGCTATCTGCTCGACACCAACATCTGCATTTACGTGATCAAGCGAAGGCCCCAGGAGCTTCTGAGCAGCTTCAATCGCCACGCCAGCCATATGGGAATCTCCACGATCACCCTGGCGGAACTGCTGCATGGCTGCGAAAAGAGCAGCGATCCCAGCCGTAATCTGGCGGTTGTGGAGAACTTCTACAGCCGTCTCGAAGTGCTCGCCTATGGGCCAAAAGCGGCCCAGCACTATGGCCAGATCCGCACCGATCTGGAACGCAAAGGCCAACCCATCGGCGTTAACGATCTTCACATTGCGGCCCACGCCCGCAGCGAAGGGCTCACCCTGGTGAGCAACAATCTGCGTGAGTTCAACCGGGTGCCGGGGCTGCTGGTGGAAAACTGGATCTGA